Proteins from a single region of Hymenobacter aquaticus:
- a CDS encoding CHRD domain-containing protein, translating to MHPKRTLLFVLLLLLGALRAPADHLRAHLLLSAKLEGAQEVPAVNTPGQGVASFTLNATRDTLFLNATFNNLSGPITGAHTHLGRRGASGPIVTDLLRFVQGNRLVGFLTGADLDNQKLRRYLRGDYYINVHTATNPGGEIRGQIEVETEFLYAATLTGGQETPPVSTPALGVGTFVLSQDKTRLKFRTVVDGLSGAITNTHFHNAAPGAAGPVILDLLPYLSGKVIEGEVGVTPAFVTALEAGNIYINVHTAANPGGEIRGQLASRARLVGHDARLDGAQMVPAVTTTAKAVALGELNAGLDTLRLTLSFAGLSGAPTSLDVYLAEAGQSNASATRLSRVALTTLTTNAFSVTFSNLNTAAANAFITGGVNLVLNTAANPNGEIRGQVYRVAREGYTFSLNGAQERPTPTNSPGLGSGLVSIDRDQNNAHFMLVWRGLTGVPTGGHFHTGRRNESGPVVFNLVPFFDNATAPTAAYGYWQASNTAQPFTTRRSIQFRTDSMYVNLHTAQFPGGEVRGQVFRGARNLQAVLSAAPAVAAESFAAFPSPFQSRFTLSFEARANEAGVVQITDLLGRTRLTAPVAVRPGANQVPLEAASLPSGVYLVTLRAGSSSVITRILKQ from the coding sequence ATGCACCCAAAACGTACGCTGCTTTTCGTCCTGTTGCTGCTGCTCGGCGCGCTCCGGGCCCCGGCCGACCACCTGCGGGCCCACCTGCTCTTATCGGCCAAGCTGGAAGGCGCCCAGGAAGTGCCCGCCGTGAATACGCCCGGGCAGGGCGTGGCCAGCTTCACGCTGAATGCCACCCGCGACACGCTCTTTCTCAATGCGACGTTCAACAACCTGAGCGGGCCCATCACCGGGGCGCATACCCACCTGGGCCGCCGGGGCGCGTCCGGGCCCATCGTCACCGATCTGCTGCGCTTCGTGCAGGGCAACCGACTAGTGGGCTTCCTGACCGGGGCCGACCTCGACAACCAGAAGCTGCGGCGCTACCTGCGCGGCGACTACTACATCAACGTGCACACGGCTACCAACCCCGGGGGCGAAATTCGGGGGCAGATTGAAGTCGAAACCGAGTTCCTGTACGCTGCCACCCTGACCGGCGGCCAGGAAACCCCGCCTGTTTCGACGCCGGCGCTGGGCGTGGGCACGTTCGTGTTGTCGCAGGATAAAACCCGGCTGAAGTTTCGCACGGTGGTCGATGGGCTGAGCGGGGCTATTACCAACACCCACTTCCACAACGCGGCCCCCGGCGCGGCCGGCCCCGTTATTCTGGATTTGCTGCCCTACCTCTCGGGCAAAGTCATTGAGGGCGAGGTGGGCGTCACGCCGGCTTTCGTCACGGCCCTGGAAGCGGGCAACATCTACATCAACGTGCACACGGCCGCCAATCCCGGCGGCGAAATTCGGGGGCAATTGGCCAGCCGGGCCCGCCTGGTGGGCCACGACGCCCGCCTCGACGGGGCCCAGATGGTGCCCGCCGTGACTACGACGGCCAAAGCCGTAGCTTTGGGCGAGCTGAATGCGGGGCTCGACACGCTGCGCCTGACCCTGTCGTTTGCGGGGCTGAGCGGGGCGCCCACCAGCCTCGACGTGTACCTGGCCGAGGCGGGCCAATCCAACGCCAGCGCCACCCGCCTGAGCCGCGTGGCCCTCACCACCCTGACGACCAACGCGTTTTCCGTCACGTTCAGCAACCTGAATACGGCGGCGGCCAACGCGTTTATCACCGGCGGCGTGAACCTGGTGCTCAACACGGCGGCCAACCCGAACGGCGAAATCCGGGGGCAGGTCTACCGCGTGGCGCGGGAGGGCTACACCTTTAGCCTGAACGGGGCGCAGGAGCGGCCCACGCCCACCAACAGCCCGGGCCTGGGCTCGGGCCTGGTGTCCATCGACCGGGACCAGAACAACGCCCACTTCATGCTGGTGTGGCGCGGCCTGACCGGCGTGCCCACGGGCGGCCACTTCCATACCGGTCGGCGCAACGAGTCGGGGCCCGTGGTGTTCAACCTGGTGCCCTTCTTCGACAATGCCACGGCCCCCACGGCGGCCTACGGCTACTGGCAGGCCAGCAACACGGCCCAGCCGTTCACCACCCGCCGCTCCATCCAGTTTCGCACCGACAGCATGTACGTGAACCTGCATACGGCGCAGTTTCCCGGCGGCGAGGTGCGGGGGCAGGTTTTCCGCGGAGCCCGCAACCTGCAGGCCGTGCTGAGTGCCGCCCCGGCCGTGGCCGCCGAGTCGTTTGCTGCCTTCCCCAGCCCGTTCCAGAGCCGCTTCACGCTCTCCTTCGAGGCCCGCGCCAATGAGGCCGGCGTGGTGCAGATAACCGACCTGCTGGGTCGCACGCGCCTTACGGCTCCGGTAGCCGTCCGGCCGGGTGCCAACCAGGTGCCGCTCGAGGCGGCCAGCCTGCCCAGCGGCGTGTACCTGGTAACGCTGCGGGCAGGCAGTAGCAGCGTCATTACCCGCATTCTTAAGCAGTAG
- a CDS encoding LytR/AlgR family response regulator transcription factor has protein sequence MKTLTTVLVEDEPLARQELRYLLAAHPDVQVLGEAADADQARTLLTQCRPQLLLLDIALPGTTGFDLLESLDEVPPAVVFVTAYNHFATRAFDVSALDYLLKPVHPARLAQALTRARQLVGPQPTEPAARPVRLQAHSQVFLKEGDHCHFVRLADIRLLEAEGNYVRVHFGQQALLLHKSLQHMEERLPADLFFRVNRQQILNLTTIEKVHAYFKGGLLLEVQGGHRITVSTRQAVRFKETLSL, from the coding sequence ATGAAAACCCTGACCACGGTTCTGGTAGAAGATGAGCCCCTGGCGCGCCAAGAGCTGCGCTACCTGCTGGCGGCCCACCCCGACGTGCAGGTGCTGGGCGAAGCCGCCGATGCCGACCAGGCCCGGACCCTGCTCACCCAGTGCCGGCCCCAACTGTTGCTGCTCGATATTGCCCTGCCCGGCACCACCGGCTTCGACCTGCTCGAATCCCTGGACGAAGTACCGCCGGCGGTGGTGTTCGTCACGGCCTACAACCATTTCGCCACCCGCGCCTTCGACGTCAGCGCCCTGGACTACCTGCTCAAGCCCGTGCACCCGGCCCGGCTGGCACAGGCCCTCACGCGGGCCCGCCAGCTAGTCGGGCCCCAGCCCACCGAGCCGGCCGCGCGCCCGGTGCGCTTGCAGGCCCACAGCCAGGTTTTTCTTAAAGAAGGGGACCATTGCCACTTTGTGCGGCTGGCCGACATTCGCCTGCTCGAAGCCGAGGGCAATTACGTGCGCGTCCACTTCGGGCAGCAGGCCCTGCTGCTGCACAAATCCTTGCAGCACATGGAAGAGCGGCTGCCCGCCGACTTGTTTTTCCGCGTCAACCGCCAGCAGATTCTCAACCTGACTACCATCGAAAAAGTCCACGCGTATTTCAAGGGAGGCTTGCTGCTGGAAGTGCAGGGCGGCCACCGCATCACGGTTTCGACCCGGCAGGCCGTGCGCTTCAAAGAGACCCTGAGCCTGTAA
- a CDS encoding sensor histidine kinase: MEQTKQRWYWGLQLIGWTTCALAQLYALTSFGRFLPEPHALTYVLTVSLAGLVCTHAYRGLLLRFDLLGRPLSQQAGLAALALVGITLLIQAVAWLHSALTTHSWHAYSQRTFVVGILAMGRYLVIWLLTYHLFAAGQRLTRTELHQLRVQAALRQAQFETLRAQLNPHFLFNALNSIRALTLLDPDGARAAVTQLADLLRYTLQLEQWPLIPLHEELVAVRDYLALEQVRFGHRLRCRIAVPDEALAWLVPPVMVLTLVENAVKHGIAACPAGGTVSIDATLVAGALTLHVRQPGSLPPAGPAPGAGLGLANTRQRLLALYGPAATLDLREAPAGVVLATLHLPIAPVTR; the protein is encoded by the coding sequence GTGGAACAAACAAAACAGCGGTGGTACTGGGGGTTGCAGCTCATTGGCTGGACCACCTGCGCGCTGGCGCAGCTGTATGCGCTAACCAGCTTCGGGCGCTTCCTGCCCGAGCCCCACGCCCTGACGTACGTGCTGACCGTGTCCCTGGCGGGCCTCGTCTGCACGCACGCCTACCGGGGCCTGCTGCTCCGCTTCGACTTGCTGGGGCGGCCCCTGAGTCAGCAGGCCGGGTTGGCGGCCCTGGCCCTGGTGGGCATCACCCTGCTGATTCAGGCCGTGGCCTGGCTGCACAGCGCCCTGACCACCCATAGCTGGCACGCTTATTCGCAGCGCACCTTCGTGGTGGGCATCCTGGCCATGGGCCGCTACCTGGTTATCTGGCTGCTGACCTACCACCTGTTTGCCGCCGGCCAGCGCCTGACGCGCACCGAGCTGCACCAACTGCGCGTGCAGGCCGCCCTGCGCCAGGCTCAGTTTGAAACCCTGCGGGCCCAGCTGAACCCGCACTTTCTGTTTAATGCCCTGAACAGCATCCGGGCCCTGACGCTGCTCGACCCCGACGGCGCCCGCGCGGCCGTCACGCAGCTGGCCGATTTGCTGCGCTACACCCTGCAGCTGGAGCAGTGGCCCCTGATTCCGCTGCACGAGGAGCTGGTGGCTGTCCGGGATTACCTGGCCCTGGAGCAGGTGCGGTTTGGCCACCGGCTCCGCTGCCGCATTGCCGTGCCGGATGAGGCCCTGGCCTGGCTGGTGCCGCCGGTGATGGTGCTGACCCTGGTGGAAAACGCCGTGAAGCACGGCATTGCGGCGTGCCCGGCGGGCGGCACGGTTTCCATCGATGCCACGCTCGTTGCCGGCGCCCTCACCCTGCACGTGCGGCAGCCCGGCAGCCTGCCGCCGGCCGGCCCGGCGCCAGGTGCCGGGCTGGGGTTGGCCAATACCCGGCAACGCCTGCTGGCACTTTATGGCCCGGCCGCGACGCTGGACCTGCGCGAGGCTCCCGCGGGCGTCGTGCTGGCTACCTTGCACCTTCCTATTGCTCCCGTCACCCGATGA
- a CDS encoding T9SS type A sorting domain-containing protein: MRKLFTPTLLACLAGAFHASAQQADLVKHHAPHALAASARSTDAYVQTRALEQIYRAAAWKDTLRTTNSRFTAAQLPAVVLREQSGNGGSSWTATRRNHRRFTAANAVLTDTTFSFNTAGTATPRFAKANSYTSSGKLAQSTLRWQLGVNWQNYGRDTYTYSAQDLLSQLLLEGFSGGSYYNSSRSLFTYNAQSLPVVEEVQQFDDATQGWQPLEKYLSTYNAAGAIEQEVTQQVPLNGTTYQNYRRETYFYSTQQPVRVVRTLVESWNGNAWINAGQNLFAYDANGSLSSITTQLYKPASSAYVDYYRYQYSYQVVNGTASAHALAAGLTLLPNPASAGQAQATFRLPRAEAATIDVLDLAGRVVRSLSPTATPFAEQRVALPTQGLAPGLYVVRLTAGGLSQQQQLLLR, encoded by the coding sequence ATGCGTAAACTATTTACTCCCACGCTGCTGGCCTGCTTGGCTGGCGCTTTTCATGCCTCCGCCCAACAAGCTGACCTGGTAAAACACCACGCCCCGCACGCGCTGGCGGCCTCGGCGCGGTCTACTGACGCGTACGTGCAAACCCGGGCGCTGGAACAAATCTACCGGGCTGCCGCCTGGAAGGATACGCTGCGCACGACCAACAGCCGCTTCACGGCGGCTCAGCTGCCCGCCGTTGTTCTGCGGGAGCAGTCGGGCAACGGGGGCAGCAGCTGGACGGCAACCCGGCGCAACCACCGCCGCTTTACTGCCGCCAATGCCGTGCTTACCGATACTACCTTCTCGTTTAACACGGCGGGAACGGCCACTCCGCGGTTTGCCAAAGCCAATTCGTACACCTCCAGCGGCAAGCTGGCCCAATCGACCCTGCGCTGGCAGCTGGGAGTTAACTGGCAGAACTACGGCCGCGACACTTATACCTATAGCGCGCAGGATCTGCTCAGCCAGCTGCTGCTGGAGGGGTTTTCCGGGGGCTCGTATTACAATTCGAGCCGTTCCCTGTTCACCTACAATGCCCAGAGCCTGCCCGTGGTAGAGGAGGTGCAGCAGTTTGATGATGCCACGCAAGGGTGGCAGCCCCTGGAAAAATACCTTTCCACCTACAACGCCGCCGGCGCCATCGAGCAGGAAGTTACCCAGCAGGTGCCGCTCAATGGCACGACCTACCAGAATTACCGGCGGGAAACGTACTTCTACAGCACCCAGCAGCCCGTGCGCGTCGTCCGTACCCTGGTAGAAAGCTGGAACGGAAACGCCTGGATCAACGCCGGCCAGAATCTGTTTGCCTACGACGCCAACGGCAGCCTGAGCAGCATCACCACCCAGCTCTACAAGCCGGCCAGCAGCGCCTACGTAGACTATTACCGGTACCAGTACAGCTACCAGGTGGTAAACGGCACCGCCTCGGCGCACGCGCTGGCCGCGGGCCTGACGCTGCTGCCAAACCCGGCCAGCGCGGGACAGGCGCAGGCCACGTTCCGCCTGCCCCGGGCCGAAGCCGCGACTATCGACGTGCTCGATCTGGCCGGCCGCGTCGTGCGCAGCCTTTCGCCCACGGCCACGCCCTTCGCCGAGCAGCGGGTGGCCCTGCCTACCCAGGGGCTAGCGCCGGGCCTGTACGTGGTTCGGCTGACCGCCGGCGGCCTCAGCCAGCAGCAACAACTGCTGCTGCGCTAA